A window of the Lagenorhynchus albirostris chromosome 1, mLagAlb1.1, whole genome shotgun sequence genome harbors these coding sequences:
- the LOC132530862 gene encoding eosinophil cationic protein-like, whose product MVPRQQNAQLPLFLLLGLLGVVISLHAQLTPAQRFQIKHLNMAHRRCDDAMRVVNRYRRPCRTENTFLHTTFAAVARVCHTTNVTCPRSRETNCHRSPHPVPVTYCNLTRNAHDYRNCRYGQRSNRKIYIIACGNRLPQDDARYTLVPVHLDDII is encoded by the coding sequence ATGGTTCCAAGACAGCAGAATGCCCAGCTTCCTCTCTTTTTGCTGCTGGGGCTCTTGGGAGTGGTGATCTCACTCCACGCCCAATTAACCCCGGCTCAGAGGTTTCAGATTAAGCACCTAAATATGGCCCACCGTCGATGCGATGATGCAATGCGGGTGGTTAACCGTTACAGAAGGCCATGCAGGACTGAAAATACTTTTCTCCACACAACGTTTGCTGCCGTAGCTCGTGTTTGTCACACCACAAATGTAACCTGCCCTAGATCACGGGAGACGAATTGTCATAGAAGCCCACATCCGGTGCCTGTAACCTACTGCAACCTCACAAGAAATGCACACGATTATAGGAACTGCCGTTATGGACAGAGAAGTAATCGGAAGATCTACATCATTGCGTGTGGAAACAGATTACCACAGGACGATGCCAGGTACACCCTGGTTCCAGTTCACTTGGATGACATCATCTAA